One window of the Archangium primigenium genome contains the following:
- a CDS encoding cupredoxin, whose translation MKGAPVVLAEGEPWKPRWELVVPLACGVLGWELAVLGLLSGGDPPPARVVAALLVKDAALLLGGGVLAVAGVRAYRRRETRPLTSAHKAGLLSTAFLLVLLPVAVGRGLVQRQLATPEVLDFGAARSATPPALQDDSRFLCSVANADAGAEDAPADTWADTAWTALRDALLLQVPVFPLAWLLVHRRVRTALTSARGSAFTSLIWLGTLCLWRASARPAPEAPACPPGIPVRAYAVSAVAADLVLNAEGDHVPQGVRYVLDGAGAGSPGEPLHPLVLRANLGECLRLRFTNRLARESAALHFEGLGGTVGGPARPRAFVPGASLSPGQALTYVLALPREPEAQGAYLLHDPEEGGDREARGLFGALVLEPAGTRYRDATTGAPHASGEGWEALIEPPGAPAFREWVLIAHAMGPPEVADVRSARGEPLPELDEMAGPFRAGAFGLNYHSHPQFERDEAGPGPRTPPPLRSYRDESVTLRVVHAGNAEPHIPHVHGWREAADEPMGQPHLLMPGGSLSLTAPGQRHPAGDYLVHCHVPNHTTGGERLTWRVIERPASAP comes from the coding sequence CGCCGTGCTGGGCCTGCTGTCCGGCGGAGACCCGCCTCCCGCGCGCGTGGTGGCCGCCCTGCTGGTGAAGGACGCGGCGCTGCTGCTGGGGGGGGGGGTGCTGGCGGTGGCGGGCGTGCGCGCGTACCGCCGACGGGAGACACGGCCCCTCACCTCCGCGCACAAGGCGGGCCTGCTCTCCACGGCCTTCCTCCTCGTCCTGCTGCCGGTGGCCGTGGGCCGGGGGCTCGTCCAGCGGCAGCTCGCCACGCCCGAGGTGCTCGATTTCGGCGCCGCCCGCTCCGCGACCCCGCCGGCCCTCCAGGACGACAGCCGCTTCCTCTGCTCGGTGGCCAATGCCGACGCCGGGGCGGAGGACGCCCCGGCCGACACCTGGGCGGACACGGCCTGGACGGCCCTCCGGGACGCCCTGCTGCTGCAAGTGCCGGTGTTCCCCCTCGCGTGGCTGCTGGTCCACCGCCGGGTGCGCACCGCGCTCACGTCCGCCCGGGGCTCGGCCTTCACCTCCCTGATCTGGCTGGGCACCCTGTGCCTCTGGAGGGCGAGTGCCCGCCCCGCGCCCGAGGCGCCGGCCTGTCCCCCGGGCATCCCCGTTCGCGCGTATGCCGTGTCGGCCGTGGCCGCCGACCTCGTCCTCAACGCCGAGGGTGACCACGTGCCCCAGGGGGTGCGTTACGTGCTCGACGGCGCGGGGGCCGGGTCGCCGGGCGAACCGCTCCACCCGCTGGTGCTGCGCGCCAACCTGGGCGAGTGCCTGCGCCTGCGCTTCACCAACCGGCTCGCGCGTGAATCCGCCGCGCTGCACTTCGAGGGCCTGGGGGGCACGGTGGGCGGACCCGCGCGCCCGCGCGCCTTCGTGCCCGGGGCCTCGCTCTCGCCGGGCCAGGCCCTCACCTACGTGCTCGCGCTGCCGCGGGAGCCCGAGGCCCAGGGGGCCTACCTGCTGCATGATCCGGAGGAGGGCGGCGATCGCGAGGCGCGAGGCCTCTTCGGCGCGCTGGTGCTGGAGCCCGCGGGCACGCGCTACCGCGACGCCACCACGGGCGCGCCGCACGCGTCCGGCGAGGGCTGGGAGGCCCTCATCGAGCCGCCGGGGGCACCGGCCTTCCGGGAGTGGGTGCTGATCGCGCACGCCATGGGCCCCCCCGAGGTGGCCGACGTGCGCTCGGCCCGGGGCGAGCCCCTGCCGGAGCTGGACGAGATGGCGGGGCCGTTTCGCGCGGGCGCGTTCGGCCTCAACTACCACAGTCACCCCCAGTTCGAGCGGGACGAGGCCGGGCCAGGGCCTCGGACCCCGCCCCCGCTGCGCTCCTACCGGGACGAATCCGTCACCCTGCGGGTGGTGCACGCGGGCAACGCGGAGCCGCACATTCCCCACGTGCACGGCTGGCGCGAGGCCGCCGACGAGCCCATGGGCCAGCCGCATCTCCTGATGCCCGGCGGCAGCCTCAGCCTCACCGCGCCGGGACAGCGGCACCCGGCGGGCGACTACCTCGTGCACTGTCATGTACCCAACCATACGACCGGCGGCGAGCGTCTGACCTGGCGCGTCATCGAGCGGCCCGCGTCCGCTCCGTAG
- a CDS encoding dimethylarginine dimethylaminohydrolase family protein — MKAHPNETPASGRTFVVSQLECGRDEAHARDTDCAFRVSWVINPHMRVGPVDMTAACEEHRVLREALRREGAEVLELPFVHGAFDSVFAKDNALLVERGGRRRALLASYLHGERGQEQRMRAVALEARGFELHGPPSAHFEGGDVVMLPEGQGLLLGHGQRSDVKAAAELERFLEVPVTPVELTDPALYHLDVALTVLEDGTALVYPEAFTRESFQRMERTPGIRRLVPIPRDEALRFSLNMVECGNSVLIPCRAPVTEQAVRDAGKTPVHVPLEQFHLGGGSAACLVAAVHRLERPARSTRPRA, encoded by the coding sequence ATGAAGGCACACCCGAACGAAACCCCGGCCTCCGGGAGGACCTTCGTCGTCAGTCAGCTCGAGTGTGGGCGGGACGAGGCGCATGCACGGGACACGGACTGCGCCTTTCGCGTGAGCTGGGTCATCAACCCGCACATGCGCGTGGGCCCGGTGGACATGACGGCGGCCTGCGAGGAGCACCGCGTGCTGCGCGAGGCGCTGCGCCGCGAGGGCGCCGAGGTGCTGGAGCTGCCCTTCGTCCACGGGGCCTTCGACTCCGTGTTCGCCAAGGACAACGCGCTGCTCGTGGAGCGGGGGGGACGGCGTCGCGCCCTGCTCGCCAGCTACCTGCACGGCGAGCGCGGCCAGGAGCAGCGCATGCGCGCCGTGGCCCTGGAGGCCCGGGGGTTCGAGCTGCACGGCCCGCCGTCCGCGCACTTCGAGGGCGGGGACGTGGTCATGCTGCCCGAGGGCCAGGGCCTGCTGCTCGGCCATGGCCAGCGCTCGGACGTGAAGGCCGCCGCCGAGCTGGAGCGCTTCCTCGAGGTGCCCGTGACGCCCGTGGAGCTGACGGATCCGGCGCTCTACCACCTGGACGTGGCGCTGACGGTGCTCGAGGACGGCACGGCGCTCGTGTACCCGGAGGCCTTCACCCGCGAGTCCTTCCAGCGCATGGAGCGCACGCCGGGCATCCGGCGGCTCGTGCCCATTCCCCGGGACGAGGCCCTGCGCTTCAGCCTCAACATGGTCGAGTGCGGCAACTCGGTGCTCATCCCCTGCCGCGCGCCCGTCACGGAGCAGGCGGTGCGCGACGCGGGCAAGACGCCCGTGCACGTCCCGCTCGAGCAGTTCCACCTCGGCGGGGGCAGCGCCGCGTGCCTGGTCGCGGCCGTCCACCGCCTCGAGCGTCCGGCGCGCTCCACGCGGCCGCGCGCGTAG
- a CDS encoding fatty acid desaturase family protein, which yields MSLSPARAPEEFPVQEEGRAPSEAPVRERRSPVQDEIHALRRVLQSRPEWSARLLELQRPRPVISLAYIATAWLGLGLSWGLVEGAGLALLPVALLLTASAQRLLNNSLHDAAHGNILRGGETLFQVLLAAPMFEDFQRYRALHLRHHARLHTPEEDPDHLSLPVRPGDGETGPSAARVYLRALGSARLWKSHCLGELPALGWRGRGRVLLWWAGVLGVLAGVAGPGAALRFAGLWLLARATTYHALKVFTELADHSGLEVGTVLSYTRNAPRNALGLLLHPFGDNYHLTHHLAPRVPMPNLHATHQLMWHVPEYRAGHHCDGYFLGHYPVTRSWLRAWNPPRARLHEVR from the coding sequence ATGTCCCTGTCTCCCGCCCGCGCCCCCGAGGAATTTCCCGTACAGGAGGAGGGCCGTGCTCCATCCGAGGCGCCCGTCCGGGAGCGACGCTCGCCGGTGCAGGACGAGATCCACGCCCTGCGCCGCGTCCTGCAAAGCCGGCCGGAGTGGAGCGCGCGCCTGCTCGAGTTGCAGCGGCCCCGACCGGTGATCTCGCTCGCGTACATCGCCACGGCGTGGCTTGGGCTGGGCCTGTCCTGGGGACTGGTGGAGGGCGCGGGCCTGGCGCTGCTGCCGGTGGCGCTCCTGCTGACGGCGTCCGCGCAGCGGCTGCTCAACAACAGCCTGCACGATGCCGCGCACGGCAACATCCTGCGCGGAGGTGAGACGCTGTTCCAGGTGCTGCTCGCCGCGCCGATGTTCGAGGACTTCCAGCGCTACCGCGCGCTGCACCTGCGCCACCACGCCCGCCTGCACACGCCCGAGGAGGATCCGGATCACCTGTCCCTGCCCGTGCGGCCCGGGGACGGCGAGACGGGCCCCTCGGCCGCGCGGGTGTACCTGCGCGCCCTGGGTTCCGCCCGCTTGTGGAAGAGCCACTGCCTGGGCGAGCTGCCCGCGCTCGGCTGGCGCGGCCGGGGCCGCGTCCTGCTGTGGTGGGCGGGGGTGTTGGGCGTACTCGCGGGGGTGGCGGGGCCGGGCGCCGCGCTGCGCTTCGCCGGCCTGTGGCTGCTGGCGCGGGCCACCACCTACCACGCGCTCAAGGTGTTCACCGAGCTGGCGGACCACTCCGGCCTCGAGGTGGGCACGGTGCTCTCGTACACGCGCAACGCGCCGCGCAACGCCCTGGGCCTGCTGCTGCACCCCTTCGGGGACAACTACCACCTCACCCATCACCTGGCGCCGCGCGTGCCCATGCCCAACCTGCACGCCACCCACCAGCTGATGTGGCACGTGCCGGAGTACCGCGCCGGCCATCACTGCGACGGCTATTTCCTCGGCCACTATCCCGTCACGCGTAGCTGGCTGCGCGCCTGGAATCCGCCGCGCGCTCGTCTCCACGAGGTCCGCTGA